One window of the Zea mays cultivar B73 chromosome 3, Zm-B73-REFERENCE-NAM-5.0, whole genome shotgun sequence genome contains the following:
- the LOC100285224 gene encoding heterogeneous nuclear ribonucleoprotein 27C, translated as MATKLVVLGIPWDVDTEGLREYMAKFGPLDDCVVMKERSSGRSRGFGYVTFASADDAKNVLDCEHVLGSRTLEVKIATPKEEMKSQGTKKATRIFVARIPQSVDESMFRRHFEAFGEILDLYMPKEHGSKGHRGIGFITFQSAESVDSIMQESHELDGTTVVVDRATPKEEDVRYPPSRPSQGGYGAYNAYISAATRYATLGAPTLYDHPGSAYGRGYYGSSQAVGKKIFVGRLPQEANTDDLRHYFGRFGRIVDAYIPKDPKRSGHRGFGFVTFADEGVAERVSRRSHEILGHEVAIDTAAPLENDSAGGGYIDPMDLYGAYGSMRSFGRFCGGLDYNYGYGPSSGSSRSRSDWRYRPY; from the exons ATGGCTACAAAGCTTGTG GTTCTCGGTATCCCCTGGGATGTTGACACTGAAGGGTTACGAGAGTACATGGCCAAGTTTGGACCCCTAGATGATTGTGTCGTCATGAAG GAGCGGTCTTCTGGGCGATCTCGTGGGTTTGGCTATGTAACATTCGCATCAGCCGACGATGCAAAG AATGTTCTTGATTGCGAGCATGTTCTTGGGAGCCGTACATTAGAAGTGAAGATAGCTACTCCAAAG GAAGAAATGAAATCACAAGGAACAAAGAAAGCTACAAGGATATTTGTTGCTCGAATTCCACAGTCAGTGGACGAGTCGATGTTTCGTAG GCATTTTGAAGCTTTTGGAGAAATTCTTGATCTTTACATGCCAAAG GAACATGGTTCAAAGGGGCATCGTGGAATTGGGTTTATCACGTTTCAGAGTGCAG AGTCTGTGGACAGCATCATGCAAGAGTCACATGAGCTTGATGGCACAACAGTAGTTGTTGATCGCGCGACTCCGAAG GAGGAAGATGTAAGATACCCCCCGAGTAGACCATCTCAGGGTGGCTATGGTGCATATAACGCTTACATTTCAGCTGCTACCAGGTATGCAACTTTGGGTGCACCAACACTGTATGATCATCCTGGATCAGCCTATGGAA GAGGGTACTATGGATCCTCTCAAGCAGTGGGCAAGAAGATATTTGTTGGTAGACTTCCACAAGAAGCAAACACGGATGACCTAAGACATTACTTTGGCAGATTTGGTCGAATCGTAGATGCGTATATTCCAAAG GACCCCAAAAGAAGTGGCCACCGAGGTTTTGGGTTTGTCACCTTCGCTGATGAGGGTGTGGCAGAACGGGTATCTCGTAGAAGCCATGAAATTCTGGGCCATGAG GTTGCAATAGACACAGCTGCACCACTTGAGAATGATTCAGCTGGTGGTGGTTACATTGATCCCATGGACCTTTACGGAGCTTATggttcaatgagatcttttggcaGGTTCTGCGGTGGTCTAGATTATAAT TACGGCTATGGCCCCAGCAGCGGAAGCAGCAGATCAAGGTCGGATTGGCGATACCGACCTTACTGA